Proteins co-encoded in one Methanosarcinales archaeon Met12 genomic window:
- the rpl12p gene encoding 50S ribosomal protein P1, translating to MEYVYAALILHNAGKNVDENGITAVLKAAGIDADMSRVKALVAALDGVNIDEAIAQAAFAPAAPTQAAPTVKEKKEEGKKEEKKEKEEKTEEAGMEGLSALFG from the coding sequence ATGGAATATGTATACGCAGCACTTATACTACACAATGCTGGAAAGAATGTGGATGAAAATGGCATTACCGCCGTATTAAAGGCGGCAGGTATCGATGCCGATATGTCGCGAGTAAAAGCGCTTGTAGCCGCACTCGACGGCGTCAATATAGACGAGGCCATTGCACAAGCGGCGTTTGCACCGGCGGCGCCAACGCAGGCTGCACCAACTGTTAAGGAAAAGAAGGAAGAAGGTAAAAAAGAGGAAAAGAAGGAAAAAGAAGAGAAAACGGAAGAAGCCGGAATGGAGGGGCTTAGTGCTCTGTTCGGTTAA